One window from the genome of Leptospirillum ferriphilum encodes:
- the gcvPB gene encoding aminomethyl-transferring glycine dehydrogenase subunit GcvPB — translation MNPVTGDGTQNNRPTMEPSIWEISRPGARGVRPVSHPVGKTDLPASLCREDPMGLPELSELETVRHFTRLSQLSRGVDTHFYPLGSCTMKYNPKVMDRVPGLTGFQDLHPLTDEEGMQGYLEALWTFSELLKEILGMDAVTLAPAAGAHGELTGILLARKYFEKKGELSRKEILVPDSAHGTNPASASMGGFTVRTIVSKPSGHIDLEALTEALSERTALVMLTAPSTLGLFEEELPEVVRRVKAAGALLYMDGANMNAFLGVLRPGDLGFDIVHINTHKTLATPHGGGGPGSGPVGVRSHLAPYLPNPRIVRSGKTFSVSDQPESIGRIRSFHGSSGVLLRALAYIRMLGQDGLRRVSLYALLNANYLRKKLEGLLPGTGEGLCTHEFVLSARSLEKKGVRAVDLAKGILDAGYYAPTIYFPLIVPEALMIEPTECESRTTLDRFAEDLTRLVRLAETNPEKLLRAPEKTPVSRPDEVKAAREPVLVDPAAGKRS, via the coding sequence ATGAACCCGGTGACGGGAGATGGAACACAGAACAACCGCCCGACTATGGAGCCGTCGATTTGGGAGATTTCCCGGCCGGGGGCCCGAGGAGTCCGTCCGGTCTCTCATCCGGTCGGGAAGACCGATTTGCCGGCCTCTCTTTGCCGTGAAGACCCCATGGGTCTCCCGGAGCTTTCGGAGCTGGAAACGGTTCGGCATTTTACCCGTCTGTCCCAGTTGTCCCGGGGCGTTGACACGCACTTCTACCCTCTCGGGTCCTGTACGATGAAATATAATCCGAAGGTGATGGACCGGGTACCGGGGTTGACTGGCTTTCAGGACCTTCATCCACTGACAGACGAAGAGGGAATGCAGGGATATCTTGAGGCGCTCTGGACGTTCTCCGAACTGTTGAAAGAAATTCTGGGAATGGATGCGGTCACCCTGGCGCCCGCCGCCGGAGCTCACGGAGAATTGACCGGTATTTTGCTGGCGAGAAAATATTTCGAGAAAAAAGGGGAACTCTCCCGGAAGGAAATTCTGGTTCCGGATTCGGCGCATGGAACCAATCCTGCCAGCGCTTCCATGGGAGGGTTCACCGTCCGGACCATCGTTTCAAAACCTTCGGGCCATATCGATCTTGAAGCTCTGACAGAGGCGTTGAGCGAACGGACGGCTCTCGTGATGCTCACCGCCCCGAGCACGCTGGGTCTTTTTGAGGAAGAACTGCCGGAAGTGGTGCGCCGCGTCAAGGCGGCCGGAGCCCTCCTCTACATGGACGGAGCGAACATGAATGCTTTCCTCGGCGTCCTGAGACCGGGGGATCTGGGATTCGACATTGTCCACATCAATACCCACAAGACCCTGGCAACGCCCCACGGGGGAGGCGGACCCGGTTCCGGTCCGGTGGGCGTTCGCTCCCATCTTGCGCCTTATCTTCCCAACCCGCGGATTGTCCGCTCCGGAAAAACGTTTTCCGTTTCGGATCAGCCGGAATCGATCGGACGGATCCGCTCTTTTCATGGCTCTTCCGGGGTTTTGTTGAGAGCCCTGGCCTATATCCGGATGCTCGGTCAAGACGGGTTGCGCAGAGTATCCCTTTATGCGCTTCTCAATGCGAACTACCTCCGGAAGAAGCTGGAAGGGCTTCTTCCGGGAACAGGCGAAGGACTCTGTACCCACGAGTTTGTTCTGTCTGCCCGTTCCCTGGAAAAAAAGGGGGTCCGTGCTGTTGATCTGGCAAAAGGAATTCTGGATGCGGGGTATTACGCTCCCACCATCTATTTCCCCCTGATCGTTCCTGAAGCCCTCATGATTGAACCGACCGAATGCGAATCCCGTACAACGCTGGACAGGTTTGCCGAGGACCTGACCCGTCTTGTTCGTCTTGCCGAAACGAACCCGGAAAAACTTCTCCGGGCGCCTGAAAAGACGCCTGTCTCACGGCCGGATGAAGTGAAGGCAGCCCGGGAGCCCGTCCTCGTGGACCCGGCGGCGGGGAAGCGTTCATAG
- a CDS encoding lipoate--protein ligase family protein, which produces MRIAFLHDHSRRASEQMEIDRLLLQKLGSGWPGLLRVYRFSGPCVTVGRTFRQELPKEWGGAPDVAVRPTGGGAVLHGDDLCFSLFLSSRPSASPRFLYPLFHDWIRSFLSELSVEASMQSGTSSAPHPGRLCFEEPVCGDLLWKSRKVMGGALRVTAKGLLYQGSLHVPGYSGDALEEGFVSWYPKTGDVRLRVALEREGILCPA; this is translated from the coding sequence GTGCGGATCGCATTTTTGCATGATCATTCAAGACGCGCGTCCGAGCAGATGGAGATTGATCGACTCCTGCTCCAGAAACTGGGTTCCGGATGGCCGGGGTTGTTGAGGGTGTACCGGTTTTCCGGGCCGTGCGTGACGGTGGGAAGAACCTTTCGTCAGGAGTTGCCGAAGGAGTGGGGCGGTGCCCCGGACGTCGCCGTCAGGCCGACAGGGGGAGGAGCTGTCCTTCACGGTGACGACCTCTGCTTCAGTCTCTTTCTGTCTTCCCGTCCGTCTGCTTCTCCCCGTTTTCTTTACCCCCTGTTTCACGACTGGATCCGTTCTTTTCTTTCAGAGCTGTCTGTCGAAGCGTCCATGCAATCGGGAACTAGCTCCGCTCCCCATCCGGGACGACTCTGTTTCGAGGAACCGGTGTGTGGAGATCTTTTATGGAAATCCCGAAAAGTGATGGGAGGGGCTCTCCGGGTGACTGCAAAGGGACTTCTTTATCAGGGGAGCCTTCATGTCCCGGGTTATTCGGGGGACGCGCTGGAGGAGGGTTTTGTGAGCTGGTATCCCAAGACCGGAGATGTCAGGCTTCGCGTTGCACTGGAAAGAGAGGGGATCTTATGTCCCGCATGA
- a CDS encoding HDOD domain-containing protein: MTADLNDVSRRLKKYTMLPVASPVVRDSLQTLGSETVSFAEVAREIERDPDLALQILRTANSLTSSFTGRIHSVLQAVRLLGFKTIRGILLSTVLMDRSKGHPGISELWSHSQMVSLIAKIIARRRGFSWEEEAQTAGLLHDIGKVFFYEEFPEYYQEVFQIGDSKQAEPDWRRERATFGVDHAFIGNRLLQTYGMPGILSNPVLFLHDPPANLLYPELTHVLIVADQMATAMGFGSPEFDFVEEILMEALDRLGLGDSDFREILAEAHSRSLMLEILSL, from the coding sequence ATGACTGCCGATCTGAACGATGTCTCCCGAAGACTAAAAAAATACACAATGTTGCCGGTCGCCTCTCCTGTGGTGCGGGACAGTCTCCAAACGCTTGGATCGGAGACGGTCTCCTTCGCGGAGGTGGCGCGGGAAATCGAGCGGGATCCGGATCTGGCCCTGCAGATTCTCAGAACCGCCAATTCGTTGACATCGAGTTTTACCGGCCGCATCCATTCTGTGTTACAGGCCGTCAGGCTTCTGGGCTTCAAGACGATCCGGGGAATCCTCCTTTCCACGGTGTTGATGGACCGGTCGAAAGGCCATCCCGGGATTTCCGAACTTTGGTCCCACAGCCAGATGGTCAGTCTGATCGCCAAGATCATTGCCCGTCGTCGGGGATTCTCCTGGGAAGAGGAAGCCCAGACGGCCGGTCTTCTACACGATATTGGCAAGGTGTTTTTTTATGAAGAGTTCCCGGAATATTATCAGGAAGTGTTCCAGATCGGAGATTCGAAACAGGCGGAACCGGACTGGAGAAGGGAACGGGCGACGTTCGGCGTGGATCATGCCTTTATCGGGAACCGTCTTCTCCAGACGTACGGCATGCCCGGAATCCTCTCCAATCCCGTTCTGTTTCTCCACGATCCACCGGCGAATTTGCTCTATCCCGAGTTGACCCATGTCCTGATCGTGGCCGACCAGATGGCGACGGCAATGGGTTTCGGAAGCCCCGAATTCGATTTTGTCGAGGAAATCCTGATGGAAGCGCTCGATCGGCTTGGGTTGGGGGATTCGGACTTCAGGGAAATTCTGGCGGAAGCCCACAGCCGTTCGCTCATGCTTGAAATCCTGTCTCTGTAA
- a CDS encoding HDOD domain-containing protein — translation MFSPDEFALLIEDLSLLPSISPTTRKLVNRMDEPDVALSEIASLIEEDPGLASRVLKVANSPFYPYSGKVASVREALIRLGLASARAIILATSLFDRIRNLPGVFDLWAHSLSVAITSRRIAVHLRFPMVDEAGVAGLLHDIGKIPYFMFAPELTVQLDRDPDPSLPDHVREKDLFGLSHVEVGARLVTAWRFPLLIRQPIRWHHDPLSSTGEERQIILMVSLANQIAQGFGLEHGELLTEEEGFLRVAGELGLSEPALLFLMKELLVDRDMIRQRAEDFL, via the coding sequence ATGTTTTCGCCAGATGAATTTGCCCTGCTGATCGAAGATCTCTCTCTTTTGCCGTCCATTTCTCCGACGACACGGAAGCTGGTCAACCGGATGGACGAACCGGATGTCGCGCTGTCCGAAATCGCGTCCCTGATCGAGGAGGACCCCGGTCTTGCGTCCCGGGTGCTCAAGGTCGCCAATTCTCCTTTTTATCCCTATTCCGGGAAGGTGGCGAGTGTTCGGGAAGCCCTGATCCGTCTGGGGCTGGCATCCGCAAGAGCCATCATTCTGGCGACCAGCCTCTTCGACCGGATCCGGAACTTGCCCGGGGTCTTCGACTTGTGGGCTCACAGCCTTTCGGTGGCGATCACAAGCCGGAGAATTGCCGTGCACCTGCGATTCCCCATGGTCGATGAGGCGGGGGTGGCGGGTCTTCTGCACGATATCGGAAAGATTCCCTACTTTATGTTTGCTCCGGAGTTGACCGTTCAGCTCGACCGGGATCCGGACCCGTCCCTTCCGGACCATGTCCGGGAAAAAGACCTCTTCGGTCTGTCCCATGTCGAGGTGGGGGCCCGGCTTGTGACGGCCTGGCGCTTTCCCCTTTTGATCCGGCAGCCGATCCGGTGGCATCACGATCCCCTTTCGTCCACCGGAGAGGAGAGGCAAATCATCCTGATGGTTTCACTTGCCAATCAGATTGCCCAGGGCTTCGGTCTGGAACACGGAGAACTCCTGACGGAAGAAGAGGGATTTTTGCGTGTTGCCGGGGAACTTGGACTCTCCGAGCCGGCACTTCTGTTTCTGATGAAAGAGCTGCTGGTGGACAGGGACATGATCCGGCAGAGAGCCGAGGATTTTCTGTGA
- a CDS encoding epoxyqueuosine reductase — MRKKPDRETLLPGEAAPDKPEDDLSRARRILGETLVEFPCAAVLSDPPARPDFPRLLEWLERGDHGRMEWMRRRPERRRSLGEGYPGYRSIVIALLPVAGKGDPVHVFGTSVRIARYAEGPDYHQVFLERFRRIIERIRPLLDSGDRPLVKPDHGALLEKSLAMEAGLGVLGKNTLLINPLLGSHFTIGSLLLKTPLASITGPFSEFSPCGNCTRCLEACPTNAFRGPYSLDARRCLSYLTIEAPEDDEREVRRTDGEDWLFGCDVCQDTCPHNSSRSRREMPGRETSFSEKRVVNHPEDLIEWVRTNPSMDRVSLDTLRERVQEITSVKSGRISGLPKRSD; from the coding sequence GTGAGAAAAAAACCGGACAGGGAGACCCTTCTCCCCGGAGAGGCGGCACCGGATAAACCGGAGGACGATCTCTCGCGTGCCCGCCGGATCCTCGGGGAAACTCTCGTTGAGTTTCCCTGCGCCGCTGTTTTGTCGGATCCCCCGGCCCGTCCGGACTTTCCCCGTCTTCTGGAATGGCTGGAGAGGGGGGATCACGGCCGGATGGAGTGGATGAGACGGCGCCCGGAAAGACGGAGATCTCTCGGGGAAGGCTATCCGGGGTACCGGTCCATTGTGATCGCCCTGCTTCCGGTGGCGGGAAAAGGAGATCCCGTCCACGTTTTCGGGACGTCTGTCCGGATTGCCCGTTATGCCGAAGGACCGGACTATCATCAGGTCTTTCTGGAGCGTTTCCGTCGGATCATTGAACGGATAAGACCCCTTCTGGATTCCGGGGACCGTCCTCTTGTCAAGCCGGACCATGGAGCGCTGCTGGAAAAATCGTTGGCGATGGAGGCCGGACTGGGAGTCCTCGGAAAGAATACCCTTCTGATCAATCCCCTCCTTGGTTCCCATTTTACGATCGGCTCTCTTCTTCTGAAAACCCCCCTGGCGTCTATCACAGGGCCCTTTTCTGAGTTTTCCCCTTGCGGGAACTGCACCCGTTGTCTGGAGGCCTGTCCGACAAACGCTTTTCGCGGACCTTACAGTCTCGACGCACGCCGCTGTCTGTCCTATCTCACGATTGAGGCGCCGGAGGATGACGAGAGAGAAGTGCGCCGGACAGATGGGGAAGACTGGCTGTTCGGGTGCGACGTCTGTCAGGACACCTGTCCGCACAACAGTTCCCGTTCCCGGAGGGAAATGCCCGGACGGGAAACCTCTTTTTCCGAAAAAAGGGTTGTCAATCACCCGGAAGATCTAATAGAGTGGGTCCGTACGAATCCGTCCATGGATCGGGTTTCTTTGGACACTTTAAGGGAAAGGGTTCAGGAAATCACTTCTGTCAAATCCGGCCGGATATCCGGTTTGCCGAAACGGAGCGATTGA
- a CDS encoding sigma-54 interaction domain-containing protein translates to MSVAFIGGSDPIRRLLSLVERVARTDSTLLITGESGTGKERIARMIHEKSPRGRYPFVPVNCGAIPDGLIESELFGHEKGAFTGAVSQRSGRFELAEGGTLFLDEIGELPLSLQVKLLRVLQEKVYERVGGSQPRKANVRILAATHRNLEQMVREDLFREDLFYRLSVIPVDIPPLRLRVTDISLLLDFFINRWIEEGRGDPIRFSPEALHRLCLYEWPGNIRELENLVERFLVLKGGETVELSDLPEKILGAAADGATASDGSGNRDTRDSGISGRPLDLADLLEGESIDMPAYFLRLERTMIEKALARFSGNKTRAAAFLGINRTTLIEKLKRLEGIPPDHA, encoded by the coding sequence ATGTCCGTCGCGTTCATTGGAGGCTCTGACCCCATCCGGCGCCTTTTGTCCCTGGTGGAACGGGTGGCCAGGACGGATTCCACCCTTCTGATCACGGGAGAGAGCGGAACCGGAAAAGAGCGCATCGCACGGATGATTCACGAGAAAAGTCCCCGTGGCCGCTATCCGTTCGTTCCCGTGAACTGCGGGGCCATTCCGGACGGATTGATCGAGAGCGAGCTTTTCGGTCACGAAAAGGGTGCCTTCACCGGAGCGGTCAGCCAGCGGTCGGGCCGGTTTGAACTGGCGGAGGGGGGGACCCTGTTTCTGGACGAGATCGGAGAGCTCCCCCTGTCTCTCCAGGTCAAGCTTCTGCGGGTGTTACAGGAAAAAGTCTATGAGAGGGTCGGCGGGAGCCAGCCCCGCAAGGCCAATGTTCGCATTTTGGCGGCGACCCACCGGAACCTGGAACAGATGGTTCGGGAGGATCTCTTCCGCGAGGATCTCTTTTATCGCCTGTCGGTCATTCCTGTCGATATCCCTCCCTTGCGCCTGCGTGTCACCGATATCAGCCTGCTGCTCGACTTTTTCATTAACCGCTGGATCGAGGAAGGTCGGGGAGACCCCATCCGGTTTTCTCCGGAAGCTCTCCACCGGTTGTGTTTGTACGAATGGCCCGGAAACATCCGCGAACTCGAAAATCTGGTTGAGCGCTTCCTCGTCCTCAAGGGAGGCGAAACGGTCGAACTTTCCGATCTTCCCGAAAAGATTCTGGGAGCGGCCGCCGACGGGGCAACGGCTTCCGACGGTTCGGGGAATCGGGACACCCGGGATTCCGGCATATCCGGCAGGCCATTGGATCTGGCAGATCTTCTGGAAGGGGAGAGCATCGATATGCCGGCTTATTTTCTCCGGCTCGAACGGACCATGATCGAAAAAGCGCTTGCCCGTTTTTCCGGAAACAAAACCCGGGCGGCGGCTTTTCTCGGGATCAACCGGACAACCCTGATCGAGAAATTGAAGCGGCTCGAAGGAATCCCTCCCGACCACGCCTGA
- a CDS encoding tetratricopeptide repeat protein encodes MGPRLFEHGRKTGFWTAAVLLFFLSAFFPGKAQPSGSSSVLRIPLGSDAILYHKALQFFSQGDYPRSRKYARRILAEHPHSVETGPAWLLLARIQARSAEERARSRKERYRAMRQALRFFWRAHDALPHGWDQGRVSYRMGRMMDKMGFYPEAKGYLELSVREAPSGPRFFSSRLLLAEILRKEGHIRQARRVVDRLASRMELENPGRKATMLPFLYERARIALDQDRVPEAGSFLTRALALDGVYPYKHPEDLFTLALYADRKGHHRRAFALYREFRRFGSESPLVPEALYRMGILSGKLGKPRSMEARLLEVVHEYPTTRWADRARLEIARLEGAREQGRFSPGQSHRKSPLDKKIERLLEVNLKNGSVSSRVLSLSLTAPLLARRGQWEEALRTLHRIQSDTDPGSPEGLRLSGLETALVSGWILHQKDPFHPGRIQKIVASYGYALNPEIRDPRPTPFEIEGERDVPEAYRLEGKAFARSGDTVSAIRWYRKTLKVAGLNVRVRTLRDLVRLETTKGDLSGAWADGQTLLGALPSSSPDRPVWMGRLAVLARKMGEPHLEETLLREKIRDYPQDDSSGRTLVRLFAIDRKGGDTARAEKDANLARVFLDDARDPDDRKALGSLLYRWGKMERDLHHPERAYRLLEAFQRTFPEDPRRGWALYQLGNLALVLGDPEKARHWFLKVARKESGSSLGRVARERAQGIRLEQDMAARGY; translated from the coding sequence TTGGGTCCACGCCTTTTTGAACATGGCCGGAAAACGGGTTTCTGGACAGCGGCTGTCCTGCTTTTTTTCCTCTCTGCGTTTTTTCCGGGAAAAGCGCAACCGTCCGGTTCCTCTTCTGTTTTGCGGATCCCTCTCGGTTCCGATGCGATTCTCTACCACAAGGCCCTTCAATTCTTTTCCCAGGGGGATTATCCCCGTTCCCGGAAATATGCGCGACGGATTCTCGCAGAGCATCCCCACTCGGTTGAAACGGGGCCGGCGTGGCTGTTGCTGGCCCGAATCCAGGCCCGTTCGGCGGAAGAGCGCGCGCGTTCCCGAAAAGAGCGCTATCGGGCCATGAGACAGGCCCTGCGCTTTTTCTGGAGAGCACACGACGCCCTTCCTCACGGATGGGACCAGGGACGCGTTTCTTACCGGATGGGTCGCATGATGGACAAGATGGGGTTTTACCCGGAAGCGAAAGGCTATCTCGAATTGTCCGTCCGGGAAGCCCCGTCCGGCCCCCGCTTTTTTTCCAGCCGCCTGCTTCTTGCGGAAATTCTGCGAAAAGAAGGACACATCCGGCAGGCCAGGAGAGTCGTCGACCGGTTGGCGTCGCGCATGGAGCTCGAGAATCCGGGGAGAAAGGCCACCATGCTCCCGTTCCTCTACGAACGCGCGCGAATTGCGCTTGATCAGGACCGGGTTCCGGAGGCCGGGAGTTTTCTGACCCGGGCACTTGCCTTGGACGGAGTCTATCCGTACAAGCATCCGGAGGACCTTTTCACCCTTGCCCTGTATGCCGACCGGAAAGGGCATCACCGACGCGCTTTTGCCCTGTATCGCGAATTCCGGCGTTTTGGCTCAGAGAGCCCGCTTGTTCCCGAAGCCCTTTACCGGATGGGAATCCTCTCCGGAAAACTCGGAAAACCCCGGTCGATGGAAGCGCGTCTTCTCGAGGTAGTCCACGAATACCCCACAACAAGGTGGGCGGATCGGGCCCGTCTCGAGATTGCCCGCCTCGAGGGCGCCCGAGAGCAAGGTCGCTTTTCGCCGGGTCAATCGCATCGCAAGAGTCCCCTGGACAAGAAAATCGAGCGGTTGCTCGAAGTCAACCTGAAAAACGGATCGGTGTCCTCGCGGGTATTGTCCTTGTCATTGACCGCCCCTCTTCTGGCCAGACGTGGTCAATGGGAGGAAGCGTTGCGCACTCTTCACCGGATTCAGTCCGACACCGATCCCGGATCTCCCGAGGGATTACGACTCTCTGGTCTCGAGACGGCCCTGGTCTCCGGATGGATCCTGCACCAGAAAGATCCCTTTCATCCCGGCAGGATCCAAAAAATCGTCGCCAGCTACGGGTATGCCCTGAACCCGGAAATCCGGGATCCGCGCCCCACACCGTTTGAGATCGAAGGAGAAAGAGACGTTCCCGAAGCCTATCGCCTCGAGGGAAAGGCTTTTGCAAGGTCCGGGGACACCGTTTCCGCCATCCGGTGGTATCGGAAAACGCTGAAGGTTGCCGGGCTGAATGTTCGTGTCCGGACCCTTCGGGATCTTGTCCGGCTCGAAACAACAAAAGGCGATCTTTCAGGTGCCTGGGCCGACGGCCAGACGCTTCTCGGCGCTCTCCCCTCTTCGTCTCCTGACAGACCTGTCTGGATGGGGCGTCTGGCCGTTCTGGCCCGAAAAATGGGAGAACCTCACCTGGAGGAGACGCTTTTGCGGGAGAAAATCCGGGACTATCCCCAGGACGATTCCTCCGGGCGGACTCTGGTCCGTCTTTTTGCGATCGACCGGAAAGGAGGGGATACCGCCCGGGCCGAAAAGGACGCGAACCTGGCCCGGGTGTTCCTGGATGACGCCCGGGATCCGGACGATCGCAAGGCGCTCGGAAGCCTGTTGTACCGCTGGGGAAAAATGGAGCGGGATCTCCACCATCCGGAAAGAGCCTATCGTCTTCTGGAGGCCTTCCAGAGAACATTTCCAGAGGATCCGCGCAGAGGGTGGGCGCTCTACCAGCTGGGAAATCTCGCACTCGTCCTGGGCGATCCGGAAAAGGCCAGACACTGGTTTTTGAAGGTCGCCCGGAAGGAATCCGGCTCCTCTCTCGGAAGAGTGGCGCGGGAACGGGCCCAAGGCATTCGGCTGGAACAGGATATGGCCGCACGCGGCTATTGA
- a CDS encoding sensor histidine kinase: MPGEVQERQNVSMLSEAFSTFREASDRLVSTYQGLEEKIAELSRVIREKDRALDSQGQFLDAVLKSLSTGVVVLTTGGRILWSNPRVAEWVGEQESEILEVLVDWGVWPVSDSVSQTPVLWKGRSLIVNHSVVQDREGRPAGHVLILTDRTRIREMEEEVSRDRRLKEMGEMVATIAHELRNPLGSLEIFASLAQKEVSPGTPLSDWVGYMRVQVGRLDRLIGNLLSYTRPPEIVLDRLVVGEFLSRAEADFRRILEMRSRAGDPLIRLTVGGDMNAVIEADEALLYQAIYNLVTNSFQVLEGRPDAEVVVEGRVSEDGTVCFSVEDNGPGISEAAKEHVCAPFFSTRPKGTGLGLSIVHNIAEAHKGLMVFDSRPGRTVFQVRFPAGKRSACPDSPGRDKREEAS, from the coding sequence ATGCCCGGTGAGGTTCAGGAACGACAAAACGTGTCGATGTTGTCGGAAGCGTTTTCAACCTTTCGGGAAGCGTCCGACAGGCTGGTCAGCACCTATCAGGGGCTAGAGGAAAAAATCGCCGAGCTGTCCCGCGTCATCCGGGAAAAGGACCGTGCGCTCGACAGCCAGGGCCAGTTTCTGGACGCGGTCCTGAAGAGTTTGTCCACCGGTGTCGTCGTTTTGACGACGGGAGGACGGATCCTCTGGAGCAATCCCCGGGTCGCGGAATGGGTCGGGGAGCAGGAGTCGGAGATTCTGGAGGTCCTTGTCGACTGGGGGGTCTGGCCCGTCTCGGATTCCGTGTCCCAGACCCCGGTGCTCTGGAAAGGCCGTTCCCTGATCGTCAACCATTCGGTGGTGCAGGACCGGGAGGGTCGTCCGGCCGGACATGTCCTGATCCTGACGGACCGGACGCGGATCCGGGAAATGGAGGAGGAGGTGTCCCGGGATCGCCGATTGAAAGAGATGGGGGAAATGGTGGCCACGATCGCGCATGAGCTGCGGAACCCTCTGGGAAGCCTTGAAATCTTCGCCTCCCTCGCCCAGAAGGAAGTCTCTCCGGGAACGCCCCTTTCCGACTGGGTCGGGTATATGCGGGTCCAGGTCGGTCGTCTCGACCGGCTGATCGGGAATCTTCTTTCCTATACCCGACCTCCGGAAATTGTTCTCGACCGGCTGGTGGTGGGAGAGTTCCTGTCCCGCGCCGAGGCCGATTTCCGCCGCATTCTGGAAATGCGTTCAAGAGCCGGTGATCCGCTGATCCGTCTGACGGTCGGGGGGGACATGAACGCGGTGATCGAAGCCGACGAGGCGCTCTTGTACCAGGCAATCTACAATCTGGTGACGAACTCCTTTCAGGTTCTGGAAGGGAGGCCGGACGCGGAGGTGGTCGTGGAAGGAAGAGTCTCGGAGGACGGCACCGTCTGTTTTTCGGTGGAAGACAATGGGCCCGGGATTTCCGAAGCGGCCAAAGAGCATGTCTGTGCCCCGTTTTTTTCCACCCGGCCAAAAGGGACAGGTCTGGGATTGTCGATCGTCCACAACATCGCGGAAGCCCACAAGGGCCTCATGGTATTTGACTCCCGTCCCGGCCGGACCGTTTTTCAGGTACGTTTTCCAGCCGGGAAGAGGAGTGCCTGTCCGGATAGCCCGGGAAGGGACAAGAGGGAGGAGGCATCGTGA
- a CDS encoding sigma-54-dependent transcriptional regulator, which produces MSPQESNVLVVDDEREMGLALRESLSRDGFHVDWAKNGQEALNRFRQEGPYQWVISDLRMPEVDGWSLLESLRQISPATRVILMTAFGTVPQAVDAMRMGAVDFVMKPFSPEELRKKLTASAGRRTPDAGRPVWEAVSRPILTRDPGLIGVLKMLDGVARTPATILIEGESGTGKELLARYVHERSPRVHRPFVAVNCAALPESLLESELFGYEKGAFSGALARKIGKFELAHTGTLLLDEIGEMDLALQAKLLRVIQEREVDRVGGSCPVPVDIRIVATTNRNMKEMVKAGQFREDLYYRLRVFPVRVPALRQRPADVVLLANHFREKFCLDHMEVGELTAEAVECLRSASFPGNVRELENVIIQAAFLAGGGPIRPEHLLSLGGEEANGLFPAFSAPPEGQKTGDGFTLNGVRPGQSVWEVERELIRVTLEACGQNRTQAAKMLGISVRTLRNKLNEYGMGFQDSSGGEDPGEEGEKFAGSDLSKKR; this is translated from the coding sequence GTGAGTCCGCAAGAGTCAAATGTTCTTGTCGTTGACGACGAAAGAGAAATGGGACTGGCCCTGCGCGAAAGCCTGTCCCGGGACGGATTTCATGTGGACTGGGCCAAAAACGGGCAGGAAGCCCTGAACCGCTTCAGACAGGAAGGTCCCTACCAGTGGGTGATCAGCGATCTCCGGATGCCGGAAGTGGACGGGTGGTCTCTGCTGGAGTCTCTCCGTCAAATCAGTCCGGCCACACGCGTCATTTTGATGACAGCGTTCGGAACGGTTCCCCAGGCGGTCGATGCAATGCGCATGGGGGCCGTCGATTTCGTCATGAAGCCATTTTCTCCGGAGGAGTTGAGAAAAAAGCTGACGGCGTCCGCAGGAAGGAGAACGCCGGATGCCGGACGACCGGTCTGGGAGGCTGTTTCCCGACCGATTCTGACGAGGGATCCCGGGTTGATCGGGGTCCTGAAAATGCTGGACGGAGTGGCCCGCACGCCGGCGACGATTCTGATCGAAGGGGAAAGCGGGACCGGAAAGGAGCTTCTGGCACGATATGTCCACGAGCGCTCTCCCCGGGTCCATCGGCCCTTTGTCGCCGTGAACTGCGCCGCGCTGCCGGAAAGTCTCCTGGAGTCCGAGCTTTTCGGTTATGAAAAAGGGGCGTTTTCCGGAGCGCTGGCGCGAAAAATCGGAAAATTCGAGCTGGCGCATACCGGGACCCTCCTCCTCGACGAAATCGGGGAAATGGACCTGGCATTGCAGGCCAAGCTTCTGCGTGTCATCCAGGAACGGGAAGTCGACCGGGTCGGGGGATCCTGTCCGGTGCCGGTCGATATCCGGATTGTTGCGACAACCAACCGGAACATGAAAGAAATGGTCAAGGCCGGACAGTTTCGGGAAGACCTCTATTACCGGCTCCGTGTCTTTCCGGTCCGGGTTCCCGCACTCCGGCAGAGACCGGCCGATGTCGTCCTTCTGGCGAACCATTTCCGGGAGAAATTTTGCCTGGACCACATGGAAGTCGGAGAATTGACGGCCGAAGCCGTCGAATGCCTCCGTTCGGCCAGCTTTCCGGGAAATGTCCGCGAACTGGAGAATGTCATCATTCAGGCGGCCTTTTTGGCCGGTGGGGGACCTATTCGCCCGGAACACCTTCTTTCCCTTGGAGGTGAGGAGGCGAATGGGTTGTTCCCGGCGTTTTCCGCCCCGCCGGAAGGGCAAAAGACGGGAGACGGTTTCACTCTGAACGGGGTTCGGCCGGGACAATCCGTCTGGGAGGTGGAACGCGAACTGATCCGGGTGACCCTTGAAGCGTGCGGACAGAACAGGACGCAGGCGGCGAAAATGCTCGGAATCAGCGTCCGGACCCTCCGCAATAAACTGAACGAATACGGAATGGGCTTCCAGGATTCGTCGGGCGGGGAGGATCCGGGAGAAGAGGGGGAAAAATTTGCCGGGTCCGACTTGTCAAAAAAGCGGTAA